One genomic region from Cumulibacter soli encodes:
- a CDS encoding single-stranded DNA-binding protein: protein MAGETLITIIGNLTALPELKFTPAGLAVANFTVASTPRSFNRQSNGWEDGEPLFMRCSCWREMAEHAAESLDKGSRVIVTGRLKQRSYETREGEKRTVTELEVDEIGPSLKYATAKVQKASRSSHAGTQGGFGGGAQPDPWGTQDTTDEPPF, encoded by the coding sequence ATGGCAGGCGAAACACTCATCACGATCATCGGAAACCTGACCGCTCTACCGGAGTTGAAGTTCACGCCGGCGGGTTTGGCGGTAGCTAACTTCACGGTCGCCTCGACTCCGCGTTCGTTCAACCGTCAGTCGAACGGGTGGGAGGACGGCGAGCCGTTGTTCATGCGCTGCTCGTGCTGGCGGGAGATGGCCGAGCACGCGGCGGAGTCTCTCGATAAGGGGTCCCGCGTCATCGTGACGGGCCGGTTGAAGCAGCGTTCGTATGAGACCCGTGAGGGTGAGAAGCGGACCGTGACCGAACTTGAGGTTGACGAGATCGGGCCGTCGTTGAAGTACGCGACGGCGAAGGTCCAGAAGGCCAGCCGTAGCAGCCATGCGGGTACGCAGGGCGGGTTCGGGGGCGGCGCGCAGCCGGACCCCTGGGGCACTCAAGACACCACCGACGAGCCACCGTTCTAA
- a CDS encoding helix-turn-helix domain-containing protein, whose translation MTNEIPRYLTTQEAADYMGIPKQTLLQWRCLGKPSPRAARVGKHLRFDVADLVAFMESMKETA comes from the coding sequence ATGACCAACGAGATCCCGCGGTACCTCACCACCCAGGAAGCCGCCGACTACATGGGCATCCCGAAACAGACTCTGCTGCAGTGGCGGTGCCTGGGGAAACCGTCCCCGCGCGCGGCACGCGTCGGGAAACACCTCCGGTTCGACGTGGCCGACCTGGTCGCGTTCATGGAAAGCATGAAGGAGACCGCATGA